From the genome of Sporomusa sphaeroides DSM 2875:
ATTTTCCCGGCTGCTATAAAAACGCCGGGGTAGATTAGGAACGATGCTATTGTATTTTGTTGCCCCTTCCTGAATTTCAGGAAGGGGCTTTTGCATGTTATAGCTGCTTTAATTATTGGGATTTGCCCTTTAACCGGATCCTGGCCTGGAATCATAAGTTGTAAAATCAGTTTATCATTGAGTACTAACCGGCAGGCCGGAATTCTGGGCTGGTCTTAAACAGCTTGCGCCAATAACCGTCAACAAGGAGTTGACGGTTATTGGCACATCAGGAGATTCTTCCGCAAGGTGATTAACCGCTTCCGGCTGTTACCGCGATAACCGGCAGATGTAAGGAATGGAGTGAACACACATTACTGATGAAGAAAGTTATACATAGCAAAAAGTGCCGGCAGATGCTGGGGATTGTGGTGGTGGCAGCAGTTTTGGCCGGTGCCCTGTTCTTCTGGAAAAGCCATAGCAGTCAGGGAAATACGGCAAAAGCCGGCGCAGTCAAGCCGCTGGTAGCGGTAGAGACAATCCGGCGGCAGGATATGTTTTCAAGGATTATCTTAAGCGGGCAAACGGTGGCGGCGGCGCAGGTCGATATTGCGCCCAAGTACGCGGGGCATATTACCCGGGTTGCCGTAGAGTTAGGCCAGCAAGTAACAGCCGGACAAATACTTGTTGCGCAGGATTTGGAGGATATCGATCTGGCGATCGCCCAGACAACAGCCGCTATCCGGCAGGCCGGAGCGGACAGTATCGAAATCAAAGCCGCATTTGCTGCCGATTATCAAAAAGCCGAGGCCGATTATGAGCGGAATCTTGCTAATTACCGGCGGTATGAAGCCTTGTACAATATGGGGGCCATTTCCCGGGAAACGCTGGATACGGCCAAACAGCAAATAGTCAATGCAAAAGCAGCTCTGGACGTACTAAAGGAACAGTCGATGCCAAGTGGCGTTCCGGCGGTTTTAGAAAGCAAACAGGCAGCGCTGGCTAAAGCCAAATACGGCCTGGAAGCCTTGGAGAAACAGCGGGAAGACCGGCTGCTGCGGGCACCGCGGGACGGTATTATCGGCTACCGGCAGGTGGAAGCAGGAGCCTTTGTGCAGGCCGGGCAAAAGCTGCTGACGGTTGTTGATAATAGCAGCAGCTATGTTGATTGCCTTGTTTCCGAGCAGAATGCAGCGCAAATCCGGAGCGGCATGCAGGTAATGGTTGCCATTGATTCACTGGGGCAGGAGTATCCTGGCAGCATTATTTATATCAGTCCGGCAGCAGATGCCCAAACCCGGCTCTTTACTGTCAGGCTGGCGTTAACCCTGGCAGATGTTGCCGTCAAAAGCGGTATGTTCGCCCATGCCGGTATTGCCGGGCTGCTTAGAGAGCAGACTTTGTTTGTGGCAAAAACCGCGGTTACAGAAAAAAACGGCAAGCAGTATGTATTTGTCATTGATGACAAAAATCAGGCCGAACAGCGCCTGGTAACAACCGGACAACGCAATGATGAAACTGTAGAACTGCTTACAGGCATTCACGCAGGGGAGCGGGTGGCCGTCAGTAATGTATCCCGGCTTAAACCGGGGATGGCTGTTGAGGTGGATACGCACATATGAATATCACCCGTTTTTCTATTCAACGTCCTGTCGGCATAACCATGATTGTCATGCTGTTTGTTGTGCTGGGGCTATACAGCTTTTTTCGTATCGGTGTGGAGCTGCTGCCGGCCCTGAACAGTCCCTATTTTTCCATAGCTGTTGAATATCCCGGCGCCAGCGTGGAAGAGGTTGAGGAAATGGTGGTCAAACCACTGGAACAGGAATTGGTTTCCTTATCGCATTTAAAGCGGATTCTCGCCATTGCCAAGCCGGAACGGGCTACGATCGTCCTGGAATTTGACTATATGGCCAATGGCGATATTGCCTCTATCGACGCTTCCAAGGCCATCAACCGGGTGCGGAAAAAACTGCCGGAGGATGTAGAGGAACCGGTGATAAGCCGGCGGGATGCCAACGCTGTGCCGGTTATGGAAATTGCGGTAAAGGCAAAATATCCATTGTCTGATATCTATGGCAAAGCCGATCACATTTTCAAAGAGCGGCTCCAACGGGCCGGCGGTGTATCCGATGTGGCTGTCGGCGGCGGTCGCGACCGGGAAATCGCCGTACTGGTTGACCGCGATAAACTAGCCTTATATAATTTGTCGCTAAACCAGATTGCCGAGCGCATTAAAGGCGATAACCTGCTTTTGCCTGCCGGTTCCGTATATTCGGAAACACAGGAAAGTGATGTGCGTTTGGCCGCCCGCTACCAGTCTGCCGAAGAAATCAAGCGGGTATATCTTGCCAATACCGGTGGGGGTGCCGTACCCTTAACCGAGATTGCCGAGGTGAGCGGGCAGGACAGCCGCGCCACCCGCTATGGCAGGGTAAATGGCGATGATGCCATTACCCTGCAGGTATACAAAAACAGTGATGCCAATATTGTCAATACCGTTAAGCAGGTGCAGCATGAACTGGCGGCACTGCAGGACGAATATCCGGAGTATCAGTTTATTGTAGTAACCAATGACGCCAATTATATTGACAACGCCTTGCATAATACCCTTATTGCCCTGTTTGAGGGCATAATGACTACCGGACTGGTATTATTTTTATTTCTTCGCGGCTGGCGGTCAACGGTTGCCGTCATGATTGCCATCCCGACATCGCTGATTTCCACCTTTTTGGTTATGTATGCGGCAGGCTTTACCTTTAACATGATGTCCCTGATGGGCATGGCATTGTGCATCGGGATATTAGTGGATGATGCCATTGTTGTCCTGGAGAACATCCATAGACACCTGCAGCTGGGCAAACCGCCGGCCGTCGCTGCCGAAGAGGGGCGCAACGAAATCGGCACAGCGGCCATCGCCATTACCCTGTGTGATGTGGTGGTATTCTTACCCATCGCCTTTATGACCGACATGACCGGGCAGTATTTTCGCCAATTTGGGTTAACCATTGTATTTGCCACATTGTTTTCACTGTTCATTTCCTTTACTTTAACCCCGATGCTGGCTGCACGGCTGTTTTCCACCGGGGCAGCCCCGGTTAGCGGAAGGATCTGGACTTTTATGGACAGCCTGGAAAAAACCGCTGTTGACAAGTATGAAAAGCTGCTGCGCCGGAGCCTGGCTCATGGCAGGCAAGTGATTGCCGGTGTACTTATTTTGCTGGTTAGTACTGTTGCCCTGATTCCTCTCGGGGTAATCGGAGCCGAATATATGCCGCGAACAGATGAAAGCAACTTCCGGGTCAGTGTCGAATTGCCTGTGGGACAGAACCTGGAAATGACCGATGCGGTGATCAGTCAATTGGAGCAGTATATCCTGACAATTCCGGAAGTGACCTACTGCCTGAGCAATGTCGGCGGCAGCAGCAGCAACTGGGGCAGGATGACCGTACAGCTTGTAGGGAAAAGGGAACGGGACCGCAGTATTTGGGAAATTACCGATGATGTCAGAAACTTTGCCCGCCGTCAGCTTGCTCACGCTTCGGTGCGGGTTTATGAAACCGAGTCGTCGGTGGCCGGTATTTCGACAGGCGGTGCCGAGATACACTCCCCGGTCTTAATTTATCTTTTAGGGTCAGATATGGACGACTTAGTCAGGGCCTCCAATCAGCTGCAGGCCACTCTGGCTAACATCGAGGGCACCAAAGAGATCCGCAGCAACTACCGGGTAGGGGTTCCCGAATTTAAGCTGACAGTTGACCGGGAAAAACTGAAATTCTTTACTACCTCGGTACAGGACGTTAAGGAGGCTTTTGCTGGCGCGATTAACGGCAAAAAGGCCGGAGTGCTGCCCAATGACAGCAGCAACAACGGGCGTGACACCGATATTGTCGTCCGGCTAAAGGGCAGCGAATACTTTAAACCCTCTGATCTGACCAATATTCCGGTTAAAGCCGATGGCAAAATGGTATTTCTGGGCGATGTGGCCCGGATTGAAGAGGGGGTAGGCCCTGTTGGCATTACCCGGCTGAATAAGCAGCGCTCCCTTATTGTGCAGGCCAATATAACTGACCGCCCCTTAAACGAGGTGCTGCAGGAACTGGACAGCCTGCTTAAACAGGAAGCCTTGCCGGAAGGCGTGACCTACCGCTTTGGCGGACAGGCGGCCGAGATGGACAGCAGCTACGGAGAAATTATCCAGGCATTGGTTTTGTCTCTCCTGCTGGTGTATATGCTGCTGGCTGTGCTCTATGAATCGGCCTTTACGCCGGTTATCCGGATGTTATCACTGCCGTTGGGCCTAATCGGAAGCCTGCTGTTTTTGCTTTTTACCAATAATACCATTAATGTCTATTCCCTTGTCGGCTTTTTAGTCATGGACGGACTGGTGGCCAAGAACGGCACTTTGCTGCTGGATTACACACTGACACTGATGGGGCGGGGCATGAGCGCCTATGAAGCATTGGTGGAAGCAGGCAAAACCCGTTTAAGGCCCATCTGTATGACTACTCTGACCATGGTGGTCGGTATGCTGCCCACTGCCCTGGCCCTGAGTGAAGGCGCCGAAACCAGGGTGAGTATGGCCTGGGTGCTTATTGGCGGCTTGCTCTCATCCACCGTATTTACCTTATTTGTTATCCCGATAGTTTTCCTGTTTTTTGACCGCCATCCTGTGCGGACTTGGTTTCAGTAATCGCTTGTTGTTGGCTGCAACCGTAATAATTTGTATTTTTATGGTATAATAGCCATAGAAAATCAACCAGAATTAATACCATCTAAAACAACAAGGGAGAGGATTTCATGGAAATCTTGCGGTCCGTTTGTCCATATGATTGCCCTGACACCTGTGGCTTGCTTATCTATAAAGAGGGTGAAACGGTTGTCAAAGTTCAGGGTGATCCGGAACATTCGTTTACACGCGGGACACTTTGTCCTAAAATGGCCCATTATGAAAGAACCGTCTATTCAAAGCGGCGGCTTTTAACGCCATTGCTGCGGTCCGGTCCCAAGGGCAGCGGTGCCTTCACGCCGGTTTCCTGGGAGGAAGCCATTGGCCTCATTGCTGATAAATGGAAGGGCATTATTGCCCAATATGGGGCGGAGGCAATATTACCCTACTCTTACGCCGGAACCATGGGACTGGTTCAGCGTAATGCCGGTCATCCCTTTTTCTATAGCCTGGGCGCATCCCGGCTGGAGCGGACTATCTGTTCGCCGGCCAAAGACTATGGCTGGAAAGCGGTAATGGGGCAAACCATAGCGCCACACCCCGGCGAACTGCAGGCCAGTGATTTGATCATTTTGTGGGGTATCAGCGCTCTGGCGACAGATATTCATATTGTGCATGATATCAATATCGCCAAAGCCAAGGGCGCTAAAGTATGGCTGATTGATACTTATGAAACGCCTACTGCGAAAATTTCCGATCAGGTCATACTGGTTCGTCCGGGTAGCGATGGGGCTTTGGCACTGGGCATGCTGCATGTCATTGCGCGCGACAAGCTGGCAGATCAGCATTTTATCAGGCAATACGTCCAGGGGTATGAGGAACTGGCAGCAACGGTGCTGCCTCAGTATACACCGGCAGCAGTCAGTAAAATAACCGGAATTGCTGCCGGTACAATCGAGGAGCTGGCAAGACAGTACGCTGCGGCAGAGGCTCCGTTTATCAGAATGGGGAGCGGTTTATCCCGCTATGGCAATGGAGCAATGACTGTACGGATTCTCACCTGTTTGCCTGCAGTGTGTGGTGCGTGGAAAAAAAACGGTGGCGGCGTATTGACCGGAACCACTACGGCAGGTGCCTTTGACAGCAAGTTAATCACCCGTGAAGATTTGCAGAAAAGTGCAACGCGGCTGATCAACATGAATGAATTGGGACATGCCCTGAATGAAGTAAAAGCGCCGCCGGTAATGGGGCTGTATGTGTACAGCTCCAATCCGGCGATAACAGCTCCTGATCAAAACCGGGTCCTGCAGGGCTTGGCCCGGGAAGAACTCTTTACCGTGGTACATGAACGGTTCCTGACAGATACGGCTAACTACGCGGATGTTGTATTACCGGCGACCACTTCCCTTGAGCATAGTGATCTATACCGTGCTTACGGGCATTATGTCGTGCAGCGCGCTTTCAAGGTAATTAACGCGGTAGGGCAGTCAAAATCCAATTGGGAGGTATTCTGTCTCCTGGCTGCGGCGATGGGAATCGATGAGCCGTTCTTTCAGCAGACCGAGGATGCCCTGATTGACAGTATTCTGGCCAAGCCCACTTCCTGGCTGCAGCAAACCGAAATGGAAAAACTGCGGCAAGGATATCCGGTGGATTTGCCGCTGCCTGATGAGTATAAGCTGCAATTTCAAACACCGTCAGGGAAGATTGAAATAATAAATCCCCGGGAAGAAGACCCTTTGCCCAAATACTTCGAGCCCTATGGCGACAAAGCCGAATTTTGGCTGGTTAATTCGCCCGATGCCCGGATACTGGATTCCTCCTTTAATGAGCGGGAGGACTTGACGAAAAACAATACCATGATTTTGCAAATGAACCCGGGAGATGCCGCTCAAAAAGGCTTAAAAGACGGTCAGCTTGTTGTCGCTTGGAACGAACGCGGCAAAGCGGTTTTTACGCTGAAAACCAGCGCGAAAGTACCGGCAGCTGTTGTTGTGACCGAAGGCGTGTGGTGGCTTGAGCATGCCGTAGGCGACCGTTCGGTCAATGTGCTGACATCCCAAAGACTTACAGATAAGGCGAAGG
Proteins encoded in this window:
- a CDS encoding molybdopterin-dependent oxidoreductase, with amino-acid sequence MEILRSVCPYDCPDTCGLLIYKEGETVVKVQGDPEHSFTRGTLCPKMAHYERTVYSKRRLLTPLLRSGPKGSGAFTPVSWEEAIGLIADKWKGIIAQYGAEAILPYSYAGTMGLVQRNAGHPFFYSLGASRLERTICSPAKDYGWKAVMGQTIAPHPGELQASDLIILWGISALATDIHIVHDINIAKAKGAKVWLIDTYETPTAKISDQVILVRPGSDGALALGMLHVIARDKLADQHFIRQYVQGYEELAATVLPQYTPAAVSKITGIAAGTIEELARQYAAAEAPFIRMGSGLSRYGNGAMTVRILTCLPAVCGAWKKNGGGVLTGTTTAGAFDSKLITREDLQKSATRLINMNELGHALNEVKAPPVMGLYVYSSNPAITAPDQNRVLQGLAREELFTVVHERFLTDTANYADVVLPATTSLEHSDLYRAYGHYVVQRAFKVINAVGQSKSNWEVFCLLAAAMGIDEPFFQQTEDALIDSILAKPTSWLQQTEMEKLRQGYPVDLPLPDEYKLQFQTPSGKIEIINPREEDPLPKYFEPYGDKAEFWLVNSPDARILDSSFNEREDLTKNNTMILQMNPGDAAQKGLKDGQLVVAWNERGKAVFTLKTSAKVPAAVVVTEGVWWLEHAVGDRSVNVLTSQRLTDKAKGSTFYDVKVNVIAHTDSCHIEGR
- a CDS encoding efflux RND transporter periplasmic adaptor subunit, with product MKKVIHSKKCRQMLGIVVVAAVLAGALFFWKSHSSQGNTAKAGAVKPLVAVETIRRQDMFSRIILSGQTVAAAQVDIAPKYAGHITRVAVELGQQVTAGQILVAQDLEDIDLAIAQTTAAIRQAGADSIEIKAAFAADYQKAEADYERNLANYRRYEALYNMGAISRETLDTAKQQIVNAKAALDVLKEQSMPSGVPAVLESKQAALAKAKYGLEALEKQREDRLLRAPRDGIIGYRQVEAGAFVQAGQKLLTVVDNSSSYVDCLVSEQNAAQIRSGMQVMVAIDSLGQEYPGSIIYISPAADAQTRLFTVRLALTLADVAVKSGMFAHAGIAGLLREQTLFVAKTAVTEKNGKQYVFVIDDKNQAEQRLVTTGQRNDETVELLTGIHAGERVAVSNVSRLKPGMAVEVDTHI
- a CDS encoding efflux RND transporter permease subunit, yielding MNITRFSIQRPVGITMIVMLFVVLGLYSFFRIGVELLPALNSPYFSIAVEYPGASVEEVEEMVVKPLEQELVSLSHLKRILAIAKPERATIVLEFDYMANGDIASIDASKAINRVRKKLPEDVEEPVISRRDANAVPVMEIAVKAKYPLSDIYGKADHIFKERLQRAGGVSDVAVGGGRDREIAVLVDRDKLALYNLSLNQIAERIKGDNLLLPAGSVYSETQESDVRLAARYQSAEEIKRVYLANTGGGAVPLTEIAEVSGQDSRATRYGRVNGDDAITLQVYKNSDANIVNTVKQVQHELAALQDEYPEYQFIVVTNDANYIDNALHNTLIALFEGIMTTGLVLFLFLRGWRSTVAVMIAIPTSLISTFLVMYAAGFTFNMMSLMGMALCIGILVDDAIVVLENIHRHLQLGKPPAVAAEEGRNEIGTAAIAITLCDVVVFLPIAFMTDMTGQYFRQFGLTIVFATLFSLFISFTLTPMLAARLFSTGAAPVSGRIWTFMDSLEKTAVDKYEKLLRRSLAHGRQVIAGVLILLVSTVALIPLGVIGAEYMPRTDESNFRVSVELPVGQNLEMTDAVISQLEQYILTIPEVTYCLSNVGGSSSNWGRMTVQLVGKRERDRSIWEITDDVRNFARRQLAHASVRVYETESSVAGISTGGAEIHSPVLIYLLGSDMDDLVRASNQLQATLANIEGTKEIRSNYRVGVPEFKLTVDREKLKFFTTSVQDVKEAFAGAINGKKAGVLPNDSSNNGRDTDIVVRLKGSEYFKPSDLTNIPVKADGKMVFLGDVARIEEGVGPVGITRLNKQRSLIVQANITDRPLNEVLQELDSLLKQEALPEGVTYRFGGQAAEMDSSYGEIIQALVLSLLLVYMLLAVLYESAFTPVIRMLSLPLGLIGSLLFLLFTNNTINVYSLVGFLVMDGLVAKNGTLLLDYTLTLMGRGMSAYEALVEAGKTRLRPICMTTLTMVVGMLPTALALSEGAETRVSMAWVLIGGLLSSTVFTLFVIPIVFLFFDRHPVRTWFQ